The following coding sequences lie in one Candidatus Diapherotrites archaeon genomic window:
- the gatE gene encoding Glu-tRNA(Gln) amidotransferase subunit GatE yields the protein MDYSKLGIKIGLEVHQQLDTGKLFCRCPSLMREEKADVIIERRLRPVASELGEYDAAALEAFRKGQFYEYEFYSDSNCLIEADEEPIQPMNEKALKTVIEIALMAESKVLDEVHVMRKQVIDGSNTSGFQRTALIALEGKLKAKAKEIGINSIILEEDAARQIERTEKKTVYRLDRLGIPLIELTTAPEIHSPEETKEVALSIGELFRRTGKVKRGLGTIRQDVNISIEGGARIEVKGVQELEMIDVFVKREIERQLALIEIKKGLEEKGAKEEDLLLEPRELNELLKHSNSKLIQNTIKANQKILAVKLKGFADLLGKEVQPERRLGTEISDYVKARTQLKGIIHSDELPSYGITEKELHEIRNFLNCEEKDAFVFVCAEKEKAFDALKTVIERAKYCFKGVPEETRNALAGGNSEYSRPLPGAARMYPETDIPTIKIERNEVEELKKKLPLSAEQRFILYINKYRLSPQLAEKMKLSNYARFFEELCNKGADPTQTAVLLLEGLVQLKREGIETEKISEKMIEEILFSLKEGKITKDVLLEVVKQWAGKPGKKLNEIISSMSLGSLSEDELRKIVINSIEKNSALIRTPGVNVLSALMGDIMIQVKGRATGSAVNKILKEELEKRK from the coding sequence ATGGATTACAGCAAATTAGGAATAAAGATAGGACTGGAAGTACACCAGCAATTAGATACCGGAAAGCTGTTCTGCAGGTGCCCTTCGCTCATGCGGGAAGAAAAAGCAGACGTAATAATTGAAAGAAGATTAAGGCCTGTTGCCTCTGAATTAGGGGAATACGATGCTGCAGCCCTTGAGGCATTTCGGAAAGGCCAATTCTATGAGTATGAATTCTATTCTGATTCAAACTGCCTGATTGAAGCAGACGAGGAGCCCATACAGCCAATGAACGAGAAAGCATTAAAGACTGTAATTGAGATTGCCTTGATGGCTGAATCAAAGGTGCTGGATGAAGTGCATGTAATGAGAAAGCAGGTGATTGACGGAAGCAATACCTCGGGATTCCAGAGGACTGCATTGATTGCATTGGAAGGAAAACTCAAAGCCAAAGCAAAGGAAATTGGAATCAATTCAATTATTCTTGAAGAGGATGCGGCAAGGCAGATTGAGAGGACAGAAAAGAAAACAGTTTACAGGCTTGACAGGCTAGGAATTCCATTAATTGAATTGACTACTGCGCCTGAAATTCATTCTCCGGAGGAAACAAAAGAGGTTGCGCTTTCAATAGGCGAGTTGTTCAGGCGCACAGGAAAAGTGAAGAGAGGATTAGGCACAATAAGGCAGGATGTTAATATTTCAATTGAAGGAGGGGCAAGAATTGAAGTCAAAGGAGTGCAGGAACTGGAAATGATTGATGTATTCGTGAAAAGGGAAATAGAAAGGCAGCTAGCGTTAATCGAAATAAAAAAGGGATTGGAAGAAAAAGGAGCAAAGGAAGAAGACCTTCTTCTTGAACCAAGGGAATTGAATGAATTGCTGAAACACTCCAATTCAAAATTGATTCAGAACACAATAAAAGCAAACCAGAAAATTTTAGCAGTGAAATTAAAGGGATTTGCAGACCTTTTAGGCAAAGAAGTGCAGCCTGAAAGAAGGCTTGGAACAGAAATATCAGACTACGTGAAAGCAAGAACTCAATTGAAAGGCATAATCCATTCGGATGAACTGCCTTCTTATGGAATAACAGAAAAGGAACTGCATGAAATAAGGAATTTCCTGAATTGCGAGGAAAAGGACGCATTTGTCTTTGTGTGCGCAGAAAAAGAAAAAGCATTTGATGCCCTTAAAACAGTAATTGAAAGGGCAAAATACTGCTTCAAGGGAGTGCCAGAGGAAACACGCAATGCCCTCGCAGGAGGAAACAGCGAATACTCCAGGCCTCTGCCCGGAGCAGCAAGAATGTATCCGGAAACAGACATTCCAACAATAAAAATTGAAAGAAATGAAGTGGAAGAATTGAAGAAGAAACTGCCTTTAAGCGCAGAACAAAGATTCATCCTTTACATAAACAAGTACAGGCTGAGCCCGCAGCTCGCAGAAAAAATGAAGCTAAGCAATTACGCGCGCTTCTTTGAAGAATTATGCAACAAAGGTGCTGACCCCACTCAAACAGCAGTATTACTGCTTGAAGGATTAGTGCAATTGAAAAGGGAAGGAATTGAAACAGAAAAAATAAGCGAGAAAATGATTGAGGAAATTCTGTTTTCCCTGAAAGAAGGAAAAATTACAAAAGATGTGCTCCTTGAGGTTGTAAAGCAGTGGGCAGGAAAGCCCGGAAAAAAATTAAATGAAATAATTTCTTCAATGAGCTTAGGCAGCCTTTCAGAAGACGAACTCAGAAAAATTGTAATTAATTCAATTGAAAAAAATTCTGCCTTAATCAGGACGCCCGGAGTGAATGTACTTTCAGCTTTAATGGGAGACATAATGATTCAAGTCAAAGGCAGGGCAACAGGCTCTGCAGTCAACAAAATCCTAAAAGAAGAACTAGAGAAAAGGAAGTGA
- a CDS encoding DUF2283 domain-containing protein codes for MKKMKKITWYDKEEDVIGIQLSNEPYWKSIELPNCIVIDISKNGKIIGLEIANAKKVFSGESRKVLTAVEKAN; via the coding sequence ATGAAGAAAATGAAAAAAATAACTTGGTACGACAAAGAGGAAGATGTAATTGGAATCCAGTTGAGCAATGAGCCTTACTGGAAGAGCATTGAACTGCCGAACTGCATTGTAATTGACATCTCAAAAAACGGAAAAATTATTGGGCTGGAGATAGCCAACGCAAAAAAGGTCTTTTCAGGCGAATCCAGAAAGGTTTTAACAGCAGTAGAAAAGGCGAATTGA
- a CDS encoding DUF4139 domain-containing protein → MDLKFALGIIFVLVVLGFGFFYLDNQPSETGKAPKRIDIPNVNVKDYSYKVSSQKPAAALASFAGEETSSQKIGTELTIYNQNLGLVKEVRELFLKKGVNLVNYQDVASKIDSTSVLFSDLSYPSTMVLEQNYKYDLVSKEKLLEKYLDKEIEIEVNDKDGTKKYSGTLLSYKDGIIIQTKDGVISLGSADKISFPILPEGLITKPTLVWSLYSENEGNRNVQTTYLSNGFNWRADYIAKVNNDDTAMDFKGWVTATNESGSSYPNAKLKLVAGDIRRVTAQPSVAYETLYKTLGAAPSAEQFIEEALFEYHLYTLDRTTDLMNNESKQISLLASENVPVKKEFIFDASKSSYWYYGSSNTTKVEVKLAFKNSTESALGVPLPKGIVRVYKEDSQGQLQFLGEDEIDHTPKDEERRVFVGYAFDITGERKQVSSEQVAKCYDRQAYEITLKNHKDSEVEVIVPEHMQSYYNWNITQNSDDFIKKDSRTIEFTVKVPANGEKKITYTVEYKSYC, encoded by the coding sequence ATGGACTTGAAATTTGCTTTAGGAATAATATTTGTACTGGTTGTCTTGGGTTTTGGGTTTTTTTATTTGGATAACCAGCCTTCAGAAACAGGAAAGGCGCCAAAAAGGATTGACATACCCAACGTGAACGTGAAGGATTACAGCTACAAGGTTTCATCCCAGAAGCCTGCTGCTGCTTTAGCCTCTTTTGCAGGAGAGGAAACCTCCTCTCAAAAAATAGGGACAGAGCTTACTATTTACAACCAGAACCTGGGCCTGGTGAAAGAAGTCAGAGAGCTTTTCCTGAAGAAGGGAGTGAATCTGGTTAACTACCAGGATGTAGCCTCAAAGATTGATTCAACTTCAGTCTTATTTTCTGATTTGAGCTATCCGAGCACTATGGTATTAGAGCAGAATTACAAGTACGATTTGGTCAGCAAAGAAAAACTGCTTGAAAAATACTTGGACAAAGAAATAGAAATTGAAGTTAACGACAAGGACGGAACAAAAAAATATTCAGGCACTCTTTTATCTTATAAAGATGGAATAATTATCCAGACAAAAGACGGGGTAATTTCGCTTGGCAGTGCGGACAAGATTTCTTTTCCAATCCTGCCAGAAGGTCTGATAACAAAGCCTACCCTTGTATGGAGCCTGTACTCAGAAAATGAAGGAAATAGGAACGTCCAGACAACTTATTTGAGCAATGGCTTCAACTGGAGGGCAGACTACATTGCAAAAGTGAACAATGACGACACTGCAATGGATTTCAAGGGCTGGGTGACAGCAACAAACGAGTCAGGAAGCTCTTATCCTAACGCTAAACTGAAATTGGTTGCAGGAGACATTCGCAGGGTTACAGCGCAGCCTTCTGTGGCGTATGAAACTTTGTACAAAACATTAGGGGCAGCACCGAGTGCAGAACAATTCATTGAAGAAGCCTTGTTTGAATATCATTTGTACACCCTTGACAGGACAACAGACTTAATGAACAACGAGTCAAAGCAGATTTCTCTTCTTGCCTCAGAGAATGTTCCAGTAAAAAAGGAATTCATTTTTGACGCAAGCAAAAGTAGTTATTGGTATTATGGAAGCAGCAACACCACAAAAGTTGAAGTGAAATTGGCTTTCAAGAACTCCACGGAGAGCGCTTTAGGTGTTCCATTACCTAAAGGAATTGTGAGGGTGTACAAGGAAGACTCTCAAGGGCAACTGCAGTTCTTGGGAGAGGATGAAATAGACCACACGCCAAAAGACGAGGAGAGGAGAGTCTTTGTGGGCTATGCCTTTGACATTACAGGGGAAAGAAAGCAGGTTTCATCAGAACAGGTTGCAAAGTGCTATGACAGGCAGGCATATGAAATTACCTTAAAGAACCACAAGGATTCAGAGGTTGAGGTAATTGTTCCAGAGCACATGCAGTCTTACTATAACTGGAATATAACCCAGAATTCAGATGACTTCATAAAAAAGGATTCAAGGACAATTGAATTCACAGTAAAGGTTCCGGCCAACGGAGAGAAAAAGATAACCTACACAGTAGAATACAAGAGCTACTGCTGA